The DNA region GCGCCTGCTCTGGAgcagcaggcggcggcggcgacAACTGCGCTGACAGCAAAGGCGGCTGCGCCGGCAGCGGAAGCGGCTGCGCCTGTTCGGGAGCCTGGTCCGCTGGTGGAGGAAGTGCCTGCTCGGGTGCAGCAGGCGGCAGAGGATGCGGCTGCGTAGGCAGCGGAGGTGATTGCGGGGATGATGGAATCGCCGGTAGAGGCGATTGCTCCGGTGCGGGGTCCGGAGTCCTCCGGAGCTGGAGTAGCTCCTGCAGGTCCGCCCCGAGACGTTCGAGGTCGACCCGCTCCGAAGCGGGAGAGAACTCCTCGAAGCCCCTCTGGAGTTTGGCTTTGAGTAGTTCCGCCTTGGGACCCACTAGAGTGGCCGGGTCCTCGATCACCCTCCAGTAGAGTCCTTGGAGGGTGATGAATTGGTTAGCTAGTTGAATCTTCTCCGGCGACGGAGGCGAGGAACACGCCTCAGGAGTTCTTCTTGCCGGAGGCGGGACGCGGGGCACACGCCGGATTGCGTCTCTCGTAGCTCGCATACCTCCCCAATTGTCCAGATGCTCCGGTCGGAAAGAATATCGCTCGAAGGGCGGTTGATGGTCTGGGAAAAAGGGCTTCGGGTCTAGGATTAGGAAGGGCTCCTCTCCTTCGTCCTCACTGGAGCCCCAAAGCCTGGCCAAGGAGCTGGCTCCCAGACTGAACGGTTCCTGGGCTGAGCAGGGGACGAGCTCTCCCTCCTGGATTACGGAGGGAAGCCCCTGGCTGACAAGCGAGCAGGCACCCAGACAAAGCGATTCCTCTGGAGTCTTGTTTttcctctgcttcctcttcttcttttgagggtctgtcattctgtcacgatactAGAATACGGGTGAGGCAGGTGGGcaggaaggaccaggcaggaaggcggtaacggggcaaacgagggtttaataggGATAAGGAACAGGACGGAAACGCAGGCAAGGACAAACGGCAggtaacgtcaatgacagacaacgggaacaggtcagaccaggacttaaatgcacaaagactaatcaaaataaacggacacagctgggtacgatcaggaacgaacacgtgggtaaacaggggggcgtggcacacacgaggagcggacggccGGGCATCACACCCTCCCTATTCGTATCCTTATCTGTATGTTGGCTCTTACCTtagtatttgtatttaaaattccTCCTCTTATATTGtattcagcttttttttttatataacttgtaatatgctggtgtactgctgctggaaactagaatttcccagaggaaccttcccgagGGTTTAATAaagttctttctttctttctttctttctttctttctttctttctatctatctatctatctatctatctatctatatgacTTCATGTATGAAGTGCCTTGCATTAGACTACGAAAGGTTCAACAAGTGCTTCCAGATGTTTCTGGAAGTATCGTCGGAGCATCAAGCTACGCGTAAATTCATTCATGAGAATCTTCCTGACATCCTCACATGGTAAATGTTAAAACAGTACCGGCTTTTGTCAAACAAAAACTTGAATTATAAAATGTTGTGATATATTATTTTTAGGAAAAGGGTTTCTTAAGAACCAATTCTTGAAATTCTGTGCcatcaaaataataaatatgatgGTAAAATAATGAATGTAGTAAATATATTGTATACTGTTGTATTGTATTTGTGGTCCTGTTCCGCGTAGGTGTAGTGATTAGGGCAGTGATCGATGTTACCAACAATACTGAACTTGATGTGAGAGTGTATGCAGTTATAAATATTATCAGATTACGTGAGCTTTTATTGTTACCACAGCTGTTTGATTTGACAAGCTTATGAgcataataaaaatacaacttAAGTCAACTTTCTAACAAAGGTTGTATATCTTTTGCAGCATTGGGGAGGGCAAGACTACCTTTGATGTCATTTCAGTGGGGACTGGTACAGGTATGATATTCTCACTGGCAACAGTTGGGGTAAATACGAACAATTTTAAACAGTAAATTTAACAATAGACGGAAGTTATATAGTGGTACAAGCTtctgttaaaataataaattagcTAGTTTCTCCATACACATGtattataatacaaaaataataataataaagtcagTCTCTCCATGCACATGTATTATGTATAAGTGGCCTGTATGACGAAaccggatttttttttcttagtcgGATAACTTGTCATATTTAAGGTACTGCATTGTAAATCTATTTTATCTTTGTTCACGTATATTTACCCCAGACAACCTTATAAGTTAACTGGTTTTACTATAAATGGAGACAATATGGTTTTCCGTGAAATGGCAGGATGAACTAATAGGGTGGTGTATGACACAAAATTGGGTAGGTGGTACAGGTGAGTAGTGACAATACTGTGTATCTCGAGGTGTTTTAACTTCTTATTTGTTATTGTAATATTGCCTCTACAATTTTTGTTTGCAAATTTTAAAAGGCAAACGGAACTGcgtttaatttaatttccaatattcaatattaaaTTCTTCATTAGGTGTATATGTATTATTAAACTGATTAAGCTAACTCTAGGCAAATAGTGCTGTAAAATGAACAGAAAAAGACAATACTGTCATTAATTGTGATTGTCATATAAATAATCGTCAAAAAAATGTCATGATCGTGAAGCCCTATTGACAATAAAGCTCtatcatcatattttcagtggaCGTTGGTAAACTTACATCGCTATCTTGTATTCTGTATATCAGTCTGACATTTGAGCTAAAGTGGTCTTGGATCAGCATTTTACATTTATTGGCCTAATGTGTTTGCATATTGTGAACCTCACTCAGACACCCATTTGCTGAACAGTAATCAAAGTTGAAAGGTTAATGGGGGAACTACAGGGTTCTTTGTGTAACATTTATCACTGTCTAGCACAAAGGTATTGGGAGAGAAACTTTTAAACCTCGTTCTTCAAAGCACTTAAGATGGTTGATACTCATGGGCAGTCAGCATGAATTTTTCATTGTGCGATACTGTCCCAGTAATAGCTGAAGGTCCTCAGCCAGCTGGTCAGCCCAACGATACCCACACCTCCACTGTCAGAACCTTTTCCATCTTAAAATGGAATCTTTCCATCTTTCCAACTTAAAAAAAGGAAATATCTGGGCTCCATAGTTGAATCTGTGTTTCGGTCTTGCAGGGGAGGTGGACCTGGAGATACTTTCACAGCTGCGTATGGTTTTACCAGATGTGAAGGTGGACTGTGACATGGTGGATCCCAGCGAGCCGATGCTGGAGAAATGCAAGGGTACTAGGACTTCAAATACTCACATGTATATCCTGCATTTATGAGTTTAGTCAAATACATATTGTTGTTTAATATGGATTTCAGTatttaactgaatgaatcatcaTAATGCATAGGTGTAAAACATTGCTTTGTCTTGTACAGAACTTATGTTGAGAACTCCCAACATGGAAAACATAAACTTCACATGGAATCAGATGACTGCctctgagtttgagaagcactggATTGAGAGACAGTCAGAGAAGAAATTAGACTTCATTCATATGATTCAGGTGAATACGTCTGCAGTTTGCTTTGCCATGTTAATAGGTGAATGCTGAGTGAAATTTCATTCAATAGGCCAACAGTGTTATTTTGAGAGCTTGTAGCCAAAAGCCTCTGACTTCAAATCCCAGGATTTGCCCTGCTGTTGTCATTAAATATTCATCTGTATATAAATAGGTCCCTGCTACTGTAATATTCTTTCATTTAAGGATAATGCGGACCTCAGAGAATGGAGGTATAATCCAACTTTATATAGAGACCACGTTGTCACCAAACATGACTACACTTTTTAACAGCCATAGATTAACTCCACCGTGTTTACCTTTGATCAATATAttaatattgccccctacagtctGGGCTGATTCTTAATATAACACTCTATCATCTACTACAGCTACCTAAAGAGTTATCTCTGAAATAAATTGAAACTAGAGGTCAACCAATAttggtttttcaatagccgatgccgatatatAGGAGTCAGGGTCACCCGATGGCTGATGTATGTTGCCgatttttttggccgataattggacattttcccctctatttgcatggtaaaatatcatgcTAATggggcggcatagtggtgcagtggttagcactgttgcctcacacctctgggacctgggtttgagtctccgcctgggtcacatgtgtgtggagtttgcatgttctccccatgttgttgtggggtttcctccgggtactctggtttccccccacagtccaaaaacatgccgaggctaattggagttgctaaattgcccataggtgtgtgcgtgcgtgcgtgcgtgtgtgagtgaatggtgtgtgaaggtgccctgtgatgggctggccccccaatacttcaaagacctcctcaatctgtctggggacttgggggtggactctcctatctctggggcggaggtcgctgaggtggttaaaaagctcctcggtggctggGCCCCAAGGGTGGATGGGatccgcccagagttcctcaaggctctggatgttgcagggctgttttagttgacacacatctgcagcatcgcgtggacttcggggcggtgcctctggattggcagactggaggtggtggtccccctcttcaagaagggggaccggagggtgtgttccaatgatagggggatcacactccttgGCCTCCCGGGTAAGATCTATTtgggggtgctggagaggagggtctgtcggatagtcgaacctcgtattcaggaggagcagtgtggttttcactCTGACCGTGGAACAATGAAGCTCTAGACTCTCAGCAGGATCCTGCagggtgcgtgggagtttgcccaaccagtctacatgtgttttgtggacttggagaaggcattcgaccgcgtcccttggggagtcctgttgggagtgctccgggaatatggggtgccgggctgccTTATGAGGGCTGTTAGGTTCCTGTACAACCGGTGTCAGAGCATGGTCCGCATTGTCGGCAGTAAcctgaccttcggctctcactggagcagttcgcagccgagtatgaagcggctgggatgaaaatcagcatcTCCAAATCAGAGagcatggtcctcagccggaaaagggtggagtgctctctccgggtagGGGAGgaagtccttccccaagtggaggtgtttaagtatctcggggtcatgttcatgagtgagggaaggatgaagcaggagatcgacaggcgggtCGGTGtggcatcagcagtgatgcaggcactgcatcggtctgtcatggtgaagaaggaactGGGCCAAAAGGCAAAATCaccagtcaatctacgttcctaccctcacctgcaGTCATGAgttgtgggtagtgaccgaaagaacgaggttgcgaatacaagcggccgaaatgagtttcttcCGCagtgtggctgggctctcccttagagatagggtgagaagcTCGGTCGTTCAAGAGGGACCTCAGaatagagctgctgctcctccgcattgagaggaaccagatgaggtggctcgggcatctgattatgatgcctcctggacgcttccctggtgaggtgttccaggcatgtcccactgggaggagaccccggggaagacccaggacacgctggagggactatgtctcttggctggcctgggaacgcctcgggattccctcagaggagctggatgaagtagccgggagagggaagtctgggtttccctgttgAGACTGCTGctcccgcgacccgacctcggatctagcgggagatgatggacggatggatggatgtatggaaggatggatgggtggatggatggacgattCATTCATGACCATCTGAAATTGGGTTCCTGTTGGTTGACTCCTCCACCAATAGAAAatcattgttgttgttgtcttaGGGGCCTAAAAATCTGCAGTGCCTAAATATGGGTCTTGAATGTtaacccctgcctcgtgcccattgcttccgggataggctctggaccccccgcgacccagtaggaaaaagcggattggaaaatggatggatggatggatgttaaccCATCCATTTGTATTATTCCCCCTCAGATGCTGTACTGTGTTACTGATACTGCTGCTACTATCTCATTTTTCCGGAGTCTCttaaatgaaaatggaaaactTCTCACCATACTTGTTGctggtattttttattttttttaccttttacgTTACTGccttaatgtaatgtaataactATGGGATAGTTTCTCATTCTGTAGTGTGTTATAAGAGTGTTAATCTGCATGCTTAGCCTTGcagattgaaattaattattggACTGAAATGGAAGGATAGTGGTAGGAAGCGGAGGACAGGATTGTTGGTGACACATTCCCTGGTGCCCTAATTCAACGGCTCATTGCTCTTTGTTTCAGGAGAGAGTGGTTGGGGCAAACTATGGGACACTTATGGGAAGGAGATATGTTGCACCGAAATAACCCACTGTGTGACAGCGGCAGACATCAAGCACTACCTCACTGCTGAAGGAATCAGCTTTGAAACCTTTGTGTTGCCTTCAACGATGGACATCACAGAATGCTTCATCCCCGGTGACGAGAAGGGGGAACTGCTACTAGACTTTCTCACTGAGTTGCAGGACTTCAGCAACACTGCACCTCCAGAGCTGAAAGCCAGTGTGATGAGCTTCCTGCGTAGCCCTGACTGCAGCAGTCAGGTGAACGGAAGGATTATATTGAATAACAATCTGGAGGCTTTGGTTTTAGACCCATAAGTTGCATAGCAGTTCACCAAATGCTCATTGCTTCTTAATGCGGTTTTCAGTAGGTTAGTATATGAAAGTGAGATTGTACGTTCGTAAGTATAATTTAATTTTGTATGGTTGTTGTTGTCAAACTTAAAAAAAACCTCTTTCTCCCTGAACTTCTACATTCTGTACAATTATTGAAACTGTAAGAATGTCAGCGTAAAAGATTAACAATGAATAATTTCATTTCTTCACTAACCTTGTTTGTGTGTCTGAATAATCAATGCATTTTCTAACAGAAATTAAACATAAGCATatacaccatgccaccccacatTAAGATCATCGGAGTAGAATTAAATGTAAAACATTTCCTAGCAAAATTTGTTTTGCAAATCAAGGGTGTGTAGGAGTAGCATTTCAGTTACCCTCTTGTCTGTTTCAGTAGCTCAATGTTATCCTTTTTAAAGTTGACACAGGTGACGATAGAAACCAAGGGCTCTATTTTGACAATCTAAAGCAATGTGCAACTGACATTTATGGGTGTGTCCAAATCCATTTCGCTATTTTGACTCAGATTTTGCACCAGTGCAAGTTACAAAAAGGTTGTCCTAATTCTCTTAATTATTCAGTGGCATGTTTTGGGCAAGGACGTGTTCCTGCGGAACGTGGAAAAACATGGACACATCACCTACGGGAGCACCATTAATCTACCTAAGCCTTCCAAGCTAAAGCAGGTGTGGCATGAGGCAGCAATGAATATGTCCACGTTTTCTGGCATCACCAAATCATCCCACCAGATCTATAAACAATGTAATGATGTTGCAATACGGGGAAGTTGGCTGCTGAACGAGCTCAGCGGCTGGGAACAGGGACTTAATtatgcttgtgtgtttttttttttattttaattttgggtCTGCAGTTCTGCCAAATATAAACAAAAGTATGATCTTtattcaaacaaaacacaacctaCATTTTTAATGTGTTATAAAATTCAAATAAAAGGCAACATGGCTGTTATTTTTCTACATCTGACAATTTAGATTCCTTACCAGGCTACAGACGATTCAGCTCTTCCGCCAGCTGATCTCAGGGTTTGAAGTCATATTTACTGCCACTGTTCACCTCACATTTTGGGTTAACATATTCCAGTGTACTGAAGATCGGAACATCATCTTACAGTCATCTTTAGTTTATACAGCCCTTGAACATAATTGGACTGAAAGAGAAGATGGTGGTCAATGACAGTGGCACATGCTATGAACACTGGACCAAAATTTGACTTTAGGCATAGGAAGAGAAGACATTCCTTTGAGCACATCCTAATTTTGCTTGATGTGTCAATGTGTCCCTGTGCAAACAAGGGTGGGGTTTACATTTCATTTCCTTAATGAATCAATGAGTCTTCAatgtatgacatcaccacattaaTTAAAACCAGTGCTTTGTGTTAAGGTGTACAGATTTCTAAAATAACTTatattgtatgccttttgttaAGGGACATGTCACTGATACAAAATATAGGGATATTCTTACCTGCAAAGGCTGTACTGAGCAATGGAATGTTGTGTCTTtatttgatgatgatgataaaaataattatataaattatattataaaaataataatgataaggtTCAAagtaacaaccttctgatcacgagCACAGAGGCTTAAGGCCAGTTCATACTTCAGTTTtccatgtgtgattttgattgTGCAAGGCGGGGAAGTGACGTAAATTTCATAATCGGGGGTGGCTATGGACGGCTGCAGTCAATGCGTGTGTAGCTTGCATTTTTATGTCTAGCGGAAACCATGTGTGTCGACTGTGTATGTGCAAGATAATTGACTAGGTATATCCAGTAGGTGGCATATATGTAAACTTTTGGTTTGTTCATTTCAAAACAATAAACATCAATAGCTCTGGAAACCTTGTCTCATTTACATATGTTCAAGATTAATGATACATTCTACCTATGTCTTCATTGTTATTGATTTCTACCCAATAATCATACTTTATCACAAGAATCAAACAGTACTTTCAATGAGAAACATGATCAGGCAGAGGTAAATAGTAAATATTAAGCATAGTTACTGTCTATATTTGTAAGACAAAGCTAATATCTGTTAAGTAATTTttgaaaaaatgttatgtttttatagttttaaaaacacaagaACTTTTGAAACTTGATGTTATAAACCTTATCCCTTCCTGTTTTTGCataagcttcattcagaccaagACAGCATCTGTCCTCTGCTGGTCTGGAGGAATATCATTGCAGTATCATTGCCCTCTGTATGAAATGTGTTATGTAAATAAATTTGCCTTGCTTTGAATGCAATTCATGCAACAATTAACCTTTTTGATGGCACAAATCCTACTTAGTCTTTAAGGAACACGAAAACGTCTACATCTTTTGGCTGGCTGGTTCACATGTATAGGAGTGTGGAGTGGATTTAGGGCAAATTTGAAATATGAGCTACCATTCCTCTTTACTGCCAGTGAAAGTCCAGGTATAGTCCACGTTCTTCCCTATTTCCCAAGCATTAATCATTTCATCATGTCAAGCCAGtaaaatttcattttctgttaCCGCTTATCCGAGCGTCACTGCAACAGGTTCATAAAGCCACTGAATGTACTAAGCTCCGGCTGCCCTGGAGCTCAGTACAATCtaaccactagggggcactacGAGTACCAGGTTATGCGTTACAGCTTGGCAAACGCTCCCTCAAATATTTCAGGAGCTTTTAGTTACTGTCCCAGTTCGCTGGCAACCAGACCTGGATTTGCCCTTTGTGGTTGGGGTGGACGCCTCTGCAGTAGGGGTTGGTGCTGTGTTGTACTAATGTAAAGGTAAAATTACAACAGTGCGATTACTTCTCTTATAAACTCTCTGTGGCAGAAAGGAATTATCACATAGGAAACCAACACTCAAATTGGCTTCAGAAGAATGGGAGCATTGGCTTGATGGAGCATCTCATCCATTTTTAGATGTAAATTACCAAAAGAAATTTGGAAATATAGGGAGGGCAAGAGAATCGAACCCTAGACAGGCTAGATGGGCATTATTCTTAACCTAATTTGACTGGCACCTACTGACCAGGCTCAAAAACCAGACACAAAGCACACACATCATGAATCCCCACAGAGTGATCTTAATCCTGACTCCATTAAGCCACTTATCAGGTGGGAGGTTATTGAGGAAATTTAGGACACTTTGCGGACTGAACCCCATCCTCCAAGAACTCCATCAAAGCAACAGTTTGTCTTGGCTCCAATCTGCCCTTGCCTGGTCGTCCAGGAATCACCAGAAACCAGGGGGTGCTAAGCCAGGGATTCTGGTGGCCTTGACTGAGAGAGGACATGCAACACTACATTCCATTCTGGCCCATGTGTGCGTAATCCAAGTCACTGAGACAGCTAAGAGCAGTGTGTTGAAGCCTCTGCTAGTTCTGCACCAGCCATGATCACTATAGCATGGCACTTATTTACCAATCTACCTCTGTCCTGCACGGAAACGCAACTATTATAATAGTCATTCGGGATTGGTTTTCCACGATGTGTTGACTCATCCGATATTTTCAATCAGGTCTTCCATTTATTTGGCATATTGGaaggtgccctgcgatgggctggccccccaccctgggttgttccctccctCAGGcctatagcttccgggataggctccggaccccccgtgacccagaaggataagcagtttggaaaatggatggatggatggatggatggattagaaGGCGACACCTCTTGCGTGAGACTGGGGTCCACAGTTTACCTCCAAAGTTTGGGTACATATCTAGGAGCAAGTGTACGTTTAACCTTGGGTTATCATCTCCATTAATTAATCACACCTGCAAATTTTTCCTATATCTTTAATACCATTCTGCCCAGTGTTGCTCTGTGAGGTATTGCGAGTCCCTCCTTACTACTTCAGTCTGTCCAAGTATGTACTTCTGATGTCTTTTATGTATAGTGATCCCTTGCTCACGTTTGCAGATTTTGTCTTATGGCTAATTATTTGCATTTGGTTTGCTCCCATTTGCGATATTCACCTCTGCCTGTTACTTTTTTGGATTGCGTTTTGcaaaaataaatggaaatgGGTTCTGCACATCAACCACTCCTACTTAAGGCTCAGTACAAAGAACTAAATGTGTATTTCTGTTATGGACCACCCTGAGGCTTCCCCAGTGAAGACAAATTTATTCTCTGCAGCAAATCAACCACGCCTTCCAGGAAATCCCGCCCGACCGGATCCGCCACTCGCCACATATACAGAAACAAAAGCTGAATCTTCTCTGTTTTGAAAAGatttgctgtttgatgtctggTCCTGGATTTCTAAGCCGGGAAGTCATAAAGCATTAATAAATATATCTGTGCACAAAGTTCCCGGAGCTGTTCTGACTGGGAATGTCAGCTACTTGGGAAATAGATCAGTTTAATCTTAACTGAACAGATGTAGTATGGCATGTCAAATCCACTTATGGATGAAATAGATTTAAACAGTGATGTCCCTGTCAGAGTGTAAGGAGCTCACTTTATAATTTCTTTATCAGGAGCTCAGAGGTGCAGCCCTGGACGCTGCATCAAGATCAGAGAATATGGCCATAACACAGAACCATCTGGCTGAATTGTCAGTGCTTCTTTTAGGGGACAGAGCCGTATAAGTCACAACAAAGTGCAGTGGGAGGGGTTACAATTTTTTGTGCAATGTTTCCTCCTTCAAACATGTCTGAGTTTTTCCACAAGCAGTAAAGCATCTCTGATAGAAAATCAGAACCTTTTGACACTTAGCCAAACCAAGAAGTAAATATTTACTGTTCGCACTCTAATCCAAAACATGCAATACAACCAGAATGAAGTAAATGCTGTCAGAACAACAATTACCCCCTCCCCATCTAATCCTTTTTCCTGCCACACCCCTCAAACTGTACagcctgtaccccccccccccccccacacacacacacacacacacacacaaactctcaATCTCCAAGAAATCTTTAGTAATTTAGAGTTTGGTAAAATACATATTATTAATATGGCCATCAGTATGATTTACCTGAATTAATCATCATATGATATGTTCTCTTTATATATTACCAGATGTAAAACATTGATTCGCCTTGTATAGAACTTGTAGCCGtgattaagagaccacagcacagttttttgtttcactcatttctcaatttatggtgtgcacctgtaaataatatatcttgcttttttgcaaactgcagccttgtTATTCTCTGTTTCTCGTTAATGacgggcttcttccttgctttatgggacttcattcctgcttctaggagcctgatacgaactgtctTTGCTGTGCACTTtgcacctgcacttaatgtttcccattttaaggtcacttgatgtcatcctacgattTATGAggaactgtcagataagttgatggtcatttctggcattagaaaattacttctgccctctacctggctggtttctggtcgctCCCAgtctctcctgcttcaccttattcttgtgtactgctgtcttagaaatgttgaacctggaagcaacctgctgctcagcataaCCGCAATTAAAATaggatttaaaaatatagagtggtctaaattttttccacagctgtatgTTTAGGACTCCTAACTTGACTGCCTTTGAATTGGAGAAGCACCGGATAGAGAGACAGTTAGAGAAGAAATACAGTAGAACTTTATTCATATGATTCAGGTAAATATGTCTGCAGTTCATTTTATTGTGTTAATAGGTATTTTAGAAGATGAGCTTGCAATCAAAAGGATGTAAATTCAAGTCCCAGGATTTGCTCCACTGTAGTAATTATGAACAAGGGCCACAATCTTCTATATACataaatgaatattaattttaaattcaaTCGGCCACAATAATACAATGATCCAAATGCTGTTGAAAAGCCCTTAAAGGCACCTTTACAGATCAAGGGCACCTCCAGGTGAAAAGCATGCAGAACtgttccagttactgtaactgaATTACTGAAGGAGTTACACCTAATGAAGTGGCACCGCAAATTCCTACTATGTAACTGGGAGTGGATTTTGGAGCAGTGCCACAATGATGTCATCACCTGGTTTGTCAAAAGGCTGCAGATGACAGTTTGAAGCTGAGACCCACGGCGTGTTCAGGTCTGACCAAAACACGAAACATCTGATACATATTGCCAAGTATACTGGGACACATTGCACATGGCTTTTCTTAGTGTCTGCGTTACATCCAAACGACTTTAAATGACTTTTGTTCACGTTTGAATATGATGCATGGGCTTGGGtggcataattttattttatttttttcgtgccTCATGCATACCACATAAAGCATCGCGATCAGAGCTGTTTTCAGGGTGGTGCATCCGGTGCATCCAGCATGTCCACACTGGACCCCACCCACTAGAGGGGGCTGCTCAAAAGGGAAACTTGCctagaaaatccatccatccatccattttccaaaccgcttatcctactgggtcgcagggggtccggagcctatcccagaagcaatgggcacgaggcagggaacaaccctggatggggggccagcccattgcagggcacactcacacatcattcactcacacatgcacacctacgggcaattttcaAACCTATATAAACTTATACATCACATTTAAACAGTGTATGTTAATTCCTTCCATTTAAACAATTGAAATATTGAAAAACAACATTTTGTACTACTTCTTGTATTTCAGTTAATATTCAGTCGTTTGTGATGTAACATTCTGTATGTCTCAGCTCATAATGAAAATGAGTAAAAAGACTTGCTTTGAGTACGTTCTTTGGAGGAAAGTTAGCAAGACCAGTCTTGCCAACAACCAAAGTACATTCTTTACAATCTAGGTATTGATAAACATCCAAGGTGTGTGAAACGAGAATGTCAAGGTCAGTG from Brienomyrus brachyistius isolate T26 chromosome 1, BBRACH_0.4, whole genome shotgun sequence includes:
- the LOC125738654 gene encoding histamine N-methyltransferase-like, coding for MTSCMKCLALDYERFNKCFQMFLEVSSEHQATRKFIHENLPDILTCIGEGKTTFDVISVGTGTGEVDLEILSQLRMVLPDVKVDCDMVDPSEPMLEKCKELMLRTPNMENINFTWNQMTASEFEKHWIERQSEKKLDFIHMIQMLYCVTDTAATISFFRSLLNENGKLLTILVAGESGWGKLWDTYGKEICCTEITHCVTAADIKHYLTAEGISFETFVLPSTMDITECFIPGDEKGELLLDFLTELQDFSNTAPPELKASVMSFLRSPDCSSQVNGRIILNNNLEALVLDP